A part of Aegilops tauschii subsp. strangulata cultivar AL8/78 chromosome 2, Aet v6.0, whole genome shotgun sequence genomic DNA contains:
- the LOC109732272 gene encoding strigolactones hydrolase CXE15 produces the protein MPATPVAVAASGDTNIVEDLYGFLRVLSDGTVVRSPDPPKFCPITFPCDHPSVQWKEAVYEKGNNLRVRTYKPSGCGEQAGRKLPVLIYFHGGGFCLGSCTWANVHSFCLRLAAEAGAVVLSAGYRLAPEHRLPAALDDAAGFLKWLREQSVSTEAEDGWLTEAADFGRVFVTGDSAGGTLAHHLAVRAGSATPKHGDDVDSVTIKGYILLMPFLGGVDRMRSEAVEFPWAEAPFINLAMLDRFWRLSLPEGASRDHPIANPFGADSPGLGSVEFPPVLVVSAGTDLLHDRTVDYAERLAGMGKPVKVVDFPNEPHGFFTLDPWSDTTGKLIRLVSMFVVDSCVAAPKTA, from the coding sequence ATGCCAGCCACGCCGGTCGCCGTGGCTGCCTCCGGTGACACAAACATCGTTGAGGACCTCTACGGCTTCCTCCGTGTGCTCAGCGACGGCACCGTTGTCCGGTCACCGGACCCGCCGAAATTCTGCCCCATCACCTTCCCCTGCGACCACCCTTCCGTGCAGTGGAAGGAGGCCGTCTACGAAAAGGGCAATAACCTCCGCGTCCGCACCTACAAGCCGTCGGGATGCGGTGAGCAGGCCGGCCGGAAGCTGCCGGTGCTCATCTACTTCCACGGCGGGGGCTTCTGCCTCGGCTCGTGCACGTGGGCAAATGTCCACAGTTTCTGTCTCCGCCTCGCCGCGGAGgccggcgccgtcgtcctctccGCCGGATACCGCCTCGCTCCGGAGCACCGCCTCCCTGCGGCCCTCGACGATGCGGCCGGCTTCTTAAAATGGCTGCGCGAACAATCCGTGAGCACCGAGGCCGAGGACGGGTGGCTCACGGAAGCGGCCGACTTTGGCCGCGTGTTCGTCACCGGGGACTCGGCGGGCGGGACCTTAGCGCACCATCTCGCCGTGCGCGCCGGATCGGCCACGCCCAAACACGGCGATGACGTGGACTCTGTCACGATCAAAGGCTACATCCTGCTAATGCCGTTCTTGGGCGGCGTGGACCGGATGCGGTCGGAGGCGGTGGAGTTCCCGTGGGCGGAAGCGCCGTTCATCAACCTGGCCATGCTCGACCGATTCTGGCGGCTGTCGCTGCCGGAGGGAGCCAGCAGGGACCACCCGATCGCGAACCCCTTCGGGGCGGACAGCCCTGGCTTGGGCTCGGTGGAGTTCCCGCCGGTCCTCGTCGTTTCCGCCGGCACCGACTTGCTGCACGACCGCACCGTCGACTACGCAGAGCGGCTAGCGGGAATGGGCAAGCCGGTGAAGGTCGTGGATTTCCCCAACGAGCCACACGGGTTCTTCACGCTGGATCCGTGGTCTGACACCACCGGCAAGCTGATCCGGCTCGTCAGCATGTTCGTCGTCGACAGCTGCGTCGCGGCGCCGAAGACCGCTTGA